TACCCAGATGTTCAATATGAGCTAAGCCTATATTGGTAATAACAGCAAGGGTAGGTCTAGCGATTTCTGTCAACTTCAGTATTTCTCCAAATCCAGACATCCCCATCTCTAAAACAGCCATTTCATGGTGGGTGTCTAAATTAAATAAAGTTAAAGGCAGCCCAATATGGTTATTTAAATTACCAATATTTTTTAATACATTGTATTTACTAGACAATACACTGCTGACCATATCTTTTGTTGAGGTTTTACCTGTACTTCCTGTAATAGCAACAATAGGAATATCAAATAGATTTCTATAATACTTGCTAATATCCTGTAAAGCCGCTAAAGTATTTTCCACTTCTATTATATAAATATCCTTGAAAGTTTCCCTAACTATATTTTTTCCTTTTTCATAAAGAATAGCAGATACTCCATTCTTTACAGCGGTCTCAAGAAAATCATGTCCATCAAATCGCTCACCTATCAAGGGTATAAAAAGACTATTTTTTTCAATGCTTCGAGAGTCTGTAGATATTCCCTTGACCCACTCTTCTAAACCCCTTTGTATCATTTTCCCACCGCACGCCTTTGTAATATCTTCAATAGACTGCCTGATCATATTATCCCATCCTCCTTAGCTATTTCCAAAGCCACTTTTCTATCATCAAATTCAAACACACTATCACCAATAATTTGATAGGTTTCATGACCTTTGCCGGCAATCAGAATAATATCGCCTTTTGTTGCACTTTTTAATGCAAAAACGATGGCTTCTCTACGGTCTTCTATCACATGATATTTTCCCTTGGTCTTATTCATTCCCTCTTCGATCATTTTTAAAATTTTCATTGAATCTTCTGTTCTTGGGTTGTCGGAGGTAATGATTGTTAAATCACTGTATATACCAGCAATTTCTCCCATCACTGGTCTTTTTGTCTGATCTCTATCACCACCACAGCCAAAAACAGTGATGAGTTTATTATTTGTGAAATCTTTTACTGACTTCAGCACATTCTCTAAAGCATCTGGAGTATGGGCATAATCAACAATTACAGCAAAATCTTTAAATTCTTCTACAGCTTCTAACCTTCCTGCCACCCCTCTGAGATTTTTTAATCCTTTTTTTATATTCTTTATATCTATATTCATGCTATAGCAGGCAGCAATAGCCGCAAGTCCATTATATACAGTAAACATGCCTGGAATGTTTAGTTCTATCTTTTCTGTATACTTTGGTGTAATTAAATCAAAAGAAACAGATGTCATAGTCATTACAATATTTCGTGCTGTAATCTCCGCCTGTTCCCTAATCCCATAAGTTAACAATGGCGTTGATAAATCTTTCATTTCCTCGGCAATTTTTCTACCATCCAGATCGTCTATATTGATGACATTGCATAGAGAAGTTTTATAAAATAGCTTTTTCTTAGCATTTCTATAGTCCTCTAACGTTTTGTGAAAATCTAAATGTTCAGGCGTCAAATTAGTAAAAACCCCTACCTTGAATTCGCATTCCTCTACTCTCTGCAGTTCTAATGAATGAGAGGAAACCTCCATAACACAACTATCTGCTTCAACTTCTAACATATTTTTAAATAATCTCTGCAAATCTAAAGCCTCTGGGGTGGTCCTACTGGCATCCATTTTTTCCTCACCAATCCAGTTAGAAATGGTACCAATCAAGCCAGTCTTTTTTCCACAGGTTTCCAATATTTTTTTGATCATATAGGTTGTAGAGGTTTTTCCATTGGTACCAGTTACCCCTATTAGATTAAGGGATCTGCTGGGATGGCCATAAAATCGACTTGCTATGGCTGCCATTGCTTTTCTTGTATCCTTTACCCTTATCACTGTTACACCTTCAACCTCCACAGTTCTTTCCACCATAACAGCAGTAGCTCCCCTTCGTATAGCATCCTTTATGTATAAATGTCCATCTGTCTTGAATCCTTTGATACACAGAAATAGACTGTTTTTCTTTAGATTCCTTGAATCATACCCTATATCATCAATATTTATTTTATCATTTCCTACAATTTCTTCAATCACCATTCCCTTTAATAATTCTGTTAGTAGCATGGATATCCTCCTGTCCCATCATATTCTTTTCCATAAAAATTTACCTTCTATTTATGTTGTATTTCCATTTACGAGACTTTTTAAAAGGCAACTTGAAATTAAAGTTTAAAATCTTTAACTTCAGTTGCCCTTTTCATTATTGAAGAAGTATGAAAAAGTATCTAGCGTACTAGGACACTATTTTTAATCGGGCCTAAACTCTACACTTACTATTGTTCCAAGCTCTACTTCGGTTCCAACTTCTGGCATTTGACTATAGGCTAAACCACTTCCTGCAATTTTAAGCTTCAAGCCTATTGCATTTAAGATGGTGTTAACTTCTCTTATGGTTTTTCCCTTTAAGTCTGGAACAATCACAGCAGAAGGAAGATGCTCGTTCACCTTTGTATACAACATAATCACTGATTTTTCTGGTACCTTTGCACTTGGTTTTGGAAACATATCTACAACAACACTGCTTGGATCGACAATGAATTCCGGTCCAGTAGCATATTCTAGTTTGTTTTCCAAAAGAATTTTTGATGCCTCGCTTATGCTTAAACCTCTTACTTCTGGTACGATTACCTCTTCCTGAATCAATGTTTTTGCTTCTTCTTCTGTATATTTAGGTTTAACATCTAAATATCTTAAGCTCTCTTCTAATATCTCCTTTGCAATAGGGGTACCTACTACACTACCAAAATGACTATATCCTCCAGGTTCATCTACAATAGCTAGCACTGCCAGTCTAGGATCATCACTGGGGGCAATCGCTACAAAAGAAGATACATATACTCCTTGAGCATATTTTCCGTCTACAACTTTTTGCGCTGTCCCTGTTTTTCCTCCTACTCTGTAGCCTGGTATATAAGCACTTTTTCCTGACCCCTCCGACACAACAGATTCCATAATTTCCCTCATGTCCTCTGAAGTTTTTTGAGAAACTACCTGCCTCACCATAGTTT
The sequence above is drawn from the Clostridium formicaceticum genome and encodes:
- a CDS encoding UDP-N-acetylmuramoyl-L-alanyl-D-glutamate--2,6-diaminopimelate ligase; this encodes MLLTELLKGMVIEEIVGNDKINIDDIGYDSRNLKKNSLFLCIKGFKTDGHLYIKDAIRRGATAVMVERTVEVEGVTVIRVKDTRKAMAAIASRFYGHPSRSLNLIGVTGTNGKTSTTYMIKKILETCGKKTGLIGTISNWIGEEKMDASRTTPEALDLQRLFKNMLEVEADSCVMEVSSHSLELQRVEECEFKVGVFTNLTPEHLDFHKTLEDYRNAKKKLFYKTSLCNVINIDDLDGRKIAEEMKDLSTPLLTYGIREQAEITARNIVMTMTSVSFDLITPKYTEKIELNIPGMFTVYNGLAAIAACYSMNIDIKNIKKGLKNLRGVAGRLEAVEEFKDFAVIVDYAHTPDALENVLKSVKDFTNNKLITVFGCGGDRDQTKRPVMGEIAGIYSDLTIITSDNPRTEDSMKILKMIEEGMNKTKGKYHVIEDRREAIVFALKSATKGDIILIAGKGHETYQIIGDSVFEFDDRKVALEIAKEDGII